The following coding sequences lie in one Desmodus rotundus isolate HL8 chromosome 1, HLdesRot8A.1, whole genome shotgun sequence genomic window:
- the DNASE1L2 gene encoding deoxyribonuclease-1-like 2 isoform X3, producing MAQPWALLALLWALRAAAAVALRIGAFNIQCFGDSKVSDSACGSIIAQILAGYDIMLVQEVRDPDLSAVSALMEQINSVSSHEYSFVSSEPLGRDQYKEMYLFVYRKDVVSIVDTYQYPDPEDTFSREPFVVKFSAPGSAAQELVLVPLHAAPHHAVAEIDALYDVYLDVIDKWGTDDMLFLGDFNADCSYVREQDWSAIRLRSSEVFKWLIPDSADTTVGNSDCAYDRIVICGARLRRSLKPQSAAVHDFQEVFGLDQTQALAISDHFPVEVTLKSH from the exons atggcccagccctgggccctcctagccctgctctgggctctgcGGGCCGCCGCGGCAGTGGCACTGCGCATTGGAGCCTTTAACATCCAGTGTTTTGGAGACAGCAAAGTGTCAGATTCGGCTTGTGGCAGCATCATTGCTCAA ATCCTGGCTGGCTATGACATCATGCTCGTGCAGGAGGTGAGAGACCCGGATCTGAGCGCAGTCTCTGCGCTCATGGAGCAGATTAACAG TGTGTCCAGTCACGAGTACAGCTTCGTGAGCAGTGAGCCCCTGGGGCGGGACCAGTACAAGGAAATGTACCTGTTCGTTTACAG AAAGGATGTGGTGTCGATCGTAGACACGTACCAGTACCCGGACCCGGAGGACACCTTCAGTCGTGAACCTTTCGTGGTCAAATTCTCAGCCCCCGGCTCTG CTGCCCAGGAGCTGGTGCTGGTTCCACTGCACGCTGCGCCACACCACGCAGTAGCAGAGATCGACGCTCTCTACGATGTGTACCTGGACGTAATCGACAAGTGGGGCACCGAC GACATGCTCTTCCTGGGTGACTTCAACGCTGACTGCAGCTATGTGCGGGAACAGGACTGGTCGGCCATCCGTCTGCGCAGCAGCGAGGTCTTCAAATGGCTCATTCCGGACAGTGCTGACACCACGGTGGGCAACTCAGACTGTGCGTACGACCGCATTGTCATCTGCGGCGCCCGCCTGCGCAGGAGCCTGAAGCCCCAGTCAGCCGCTGTGCACGACTTCCAGGAGGTATTCGGCCTGGACCAGACTCAG GCCCTTGCCATCAGTGACCATTTTCCTGTGGAGGTGACTCTCAAATCCCATTGA
- the DNASE1L2 gene encoding deoxyribonuclease-1-like 2 isoform X2: MAQPWALLALLWALRAAAAVALRIGAFNIQCFGDSKVSDSACGSIIAQILAGYDIMLVQEVRDPDLSAVSALMEQINSVSSHEYSFVSSEPLGRDQYKEMYLFVYRKDVVSIVDTYQYPDPEDTFSREPFVVKFSAPGSAAQELVLVPLHAAPHHAVAEIDALYDVYLDVIDKWGTDDMLFLGDFNADCSYVREQDWSAIRLRSSEVFKWLIPDSADTTVGNSDCAYDRIVICGARLRRSLKPQSAAVHDFQEVFGLDQTQVPPQDPRAGKDLSRRTVACVPGKP, translated from the exons atggcccagccctgggccctcctagccctgctctgggctctgcGGGCCGCCGCGGCAGTGGCACTGCGCATTGGAGCCTTTAACATCCAGTGTTTTGGAGACAGCAAAGTGTCAGATTCGGCTTGTGGCAGCATCATTGCTCAA ATCCTGGCTGGCTATGACATCATGCTCGTGCAGGAGGTGAGAGACCCGGATCTGAGCGCAGTCTCTGCGCTCATGGAGCAGATTAACAG TGTGTCCAGTCACGAGTACAGCTTCGTGAGCAGTGAGCCCCTGGGGCGGGACCAGTACAAGGAAATGTACCTGTTCGTTTACAG AAAGGATGTGGTGTCGATCGTAGACACGTACCAGTACCCGGACCCGGAGGACACCTTCAGTCGTGAACCTTTCGTGGTCAAATTCTCAGCCCCCGGCTCTG CTGCCCAGGAGCTGGTGCTGGTTCCACTGCACGCTGCGCCACACCACGCAGTAGCAGAGATCGACGCTCTCTACGATGTGTACCTGGACGTAATCGACAAGTGGGGCACCGAC GACATGCTCTTCCTGGGTGACTTCAACGCTGACTGCAGCTATGTGCGGGAACAGGACTGGTCGGCCATCCGTCTGCGCAGCAGCGAGGTCTTCAAATGGCTCATTCCGGACAGTGCTGACACCACGGTGGGCAACTCAGACTGTGCGTACGACCGCATTGTCATCTGCGGCGCCCGCCTGCGCAGGAGCCTGAAGCCCCAGTCAGCCGCTGTGCACGACTTCCAGGAGGTATTCGGCCTGGACCAGACTCAG GTTCCTCCTCAGGATCCCCGGGCTGGGAAGGACTTGTCCCGCAGGACAGTGGCCTGTGTCCCAGGTAAGCCATAA
- the DNASE1L2 gene encoding deoxyribonuclease-1-like 2 isoform X1: MAQPWALLALLWALRAAAAVALRIGAFNIQCFGDSKVSDSACGSIIAQILAGYDIMLVQEVRDPDLSAVSALMEQINSVSSHEYSFVSSEPLGRDQYKEMYLFVYRKDVVSIVDTYQYPDPEDTFSREPFVVKFSAPGSAAAQELVLVPLHAAPHHAVAEIDALYDVYLDVIDKWGTDDMLFLGDFNADCSYVREQDWSAIRLRSSEVFKWLIPDSADTTVGNSDCAYDRIVICGARLRRSLKPQSAAVHDFQEVFGLDQTQVPPQDPRAGKDLSRRTVACVPGKP, encoded by the exons atggcccagccctgggccctcctagccctgctctgggctctgcGGGCCGCCGCGGCAGTGGCACTGCGCATTGGAGCCTTTAACATCCAGTGTTTTGGAGACAGCAAAGTGTCAGATTCGGCTTGTGGCAGCATCATTGCTCAA ATCCTGGCTGGCTATGACATCATGCTCGTGCAGGAGGTGAGAGACCCGGATCTGAGCGCAGTCTCTGCGCTCATGGAGCAGATTAACAG TGTGTCCAGTCACGAGTACAGCTTCGTGAGCAGTGAGCCCCTGGGGCGGGACCAGTACAAGGAAATGTACCTGTTCGTTTACAG AAAGGATGTGGTGTCGATCGTAGACACGTACCAGTACCCGGACCCGGAGGACACCTTCAGTCGTGAACCTTTCGTGGTCAAATTCTCAGCCCCCGGCTCTG CAGCTGCCCAGGAGCTGGTGCTGGTTCCACTGCACGCTGCGCCACACCACGCAGTAGCAGAGATCGACGCTCTCTACGATGTGTACCTGGACGTAATCGACAAGTGGGGCACCGAC GACATGCTCTTCCTGGGTGACTTCAACGCTGACTGCAGCTATGTGCGGGAACAGGACTGGTCGGCCATCCGTCTGCGCAGCAGCGAGGTCTTCAAATGGCTCATTCCGGACAGTGCTGACACCACGGTGGGCAACTCAGACTGTGCGTACGACCGCATTGTCATCTGCGGCGCCCGCCTGCGCAGGAGCCTGAAGCCCCAGTCAGCCGCTGTGCACGACTTCCAGGAGGTATTCGGCCTGGACCAGACTCAG GTTCCTCCTCAGGATCCCCGGGCTGGGAAGGACTTGTCCCGCAGGACAGTGGCCTGTGTCCCAGGTAAGCCATAA